One window of the Flavobacteriaceae bacterium YJPT1-3 genome contains the following:
- the metG gene encoding methionine--tRNA ligase yields MAARYTLTAALPYTNGPIHIGHLAGVYVPADIYARYLRLQGEDVLFVCGSDEHGVPITIKAKKEGVSPQDVVDKYHGIIKQSFEDFGIAFDNYSRTSAKIHHETASDFFKKLYEDGKFIEETNQQLYDAEAEQFLADRFVVGTCPKCGYEEAYGDQCENCGTSHNATDLIHPRSAITGAKPSLKETKHWFLPLDQYEDFLKEWILKGHKDDWKTNVYGQCKSWIDDGLRPRAVTRDLDWGIPVPVDGAEGKVLYVWFDAPIGYISSTKEWAEREGKAWEPYWKDKDTKLVHFIGKDNIVFHCIIFPSMLQAEGSYILPENVPANEFLNLEGRKLSTSKNWAVWLHEYLEDFPGQQDVLRYVLTANAPETKDNDFTWKDFQARNNNELVAVFGNFINRVMVLTQKYYEGEVPEPGDYSPVDEATLQELQAYPAVIASSLERYRFRESQNELMNVARLGNKYLADEEPWKSIKTDTERTKTVMFVALQIAAALAVLSEPFLPHTSAKLKAMLHLDPDPAARLRTSLVKLNWQDLEEGLPYLKSGYRVEKGELLFSKIEDEQIQHQLEKLEATKMTNEAAQAAVAPQKETIQFDDFTKMDLRVGTILEAEKMPKTKKLMVLKVDTGIDQRTIVSGIAEHFKAEALIGKQVTVLANLAPRPLRGVESQGMILMTENAEGKLVFVHPAEAGVPNGATIN; encoded by the coding sequence ATGGCAGCACGCTATACCCTTACCGCAGCACTTCCCTATACGAACGGTCCCATCCACATCGGACATTTAGCCGGTGTTTATGTTCCGGCCGATATTTACGCCCGCTACCTGCGCTTGCAGGGAGAAGACGTACTTTTTGTATGCGGGAGTGATGAGCATGGGGTACCCATTACGATCAAGGCCAAAAAAGAAGGGGTGAGTCCGCAGGATGTGGTGGATAAATACCACGGCATCATCAAACAGTCCTTTGAAGACTTTGGGATCGCTTTTGACAACTATTCGCGCACCTCCGCGAAAATCCATCATGAAACGGCCTCCGACTTTTTTAAAAAGCTCTACGAGGACGGTAAATTTATAGAAGAAACCAATCAGCAACTCTACGACGCCGAAGCGGAACAGTTCCTGGCCGATCGCTTTGTGGTGGGCACCTGCCCCAAATGCGGCTACGAAGAAGCCTATGGTGATCAGTGCGAAAATTGCGGAACCTCCCACAACGCCACCGACCTGATCCATCCCCGTTCGGCCATCACCGGAGCCAAGCCCAGCCTGAAGGAAACCAAGCACTGGTTCCTGCCGCTGGATCAGTACGAAGATTTTTTAAAGGAATGGATCCTCAAAGGCCATAAAGACGATTGGAAGACCAATGTGTACGGGCAGTGCAAAAGCTGGATCGACGATGGCTTGCGGCCCCGTGCGGTGACCCGCGATCTGGACTGGGGGATTCCGGTGCCGGTAGACGGCGCCGAGGGCAAAGTGCTTTACGTCTGGTTTGATGCCCCCATCGGCTACATCTCCTCCACCAAAGAATGGGCGGAGCGCGAAGGCAAAGCCTGGGAACCCTACTGGAAAGATAAAGACACCAAGTTGGTGCACTTTATCGGGAAAGACAATATTGTATTCCATTGCATCATCTTCCCCAGCATGCTCCAGGCCGAAGGCAGCTATATACTTCCTGAAAATGTACCCGCCAATGAGTTTTTAAATCTGGAAGGCCGCAAATTGTCGACCTCCAAGAACTGGGCGGTCTGGCTGCACGAATACCTGGAGGATTTCCCCGGGCAGCAGGATGTACTGCGCTATGTGCTTACCGCCAATGCGCCCGAGACCAAGGACAACGACTTTACCTGGAAGGATTTTCAGGCCCGCAACAACAATGAATTGGTGGCCGTTTTTGGCAACTTCATCAACCGGGTTATGGTGCTTACTCAGAAATATTATGAGGGTGAAGTGCCCGAACCGGGCGACTACAGCCCCGTAGACGAAGCCACTTTGCAAGAATTGCAGGCCTATCCGGCCGTGATCGCCTCTTCCCTGGAGCGGTATCGCTTTCGCGAAAGCCAAAACGAACTCATGAACGTAGCCCGACTGGGGAACAAATACCTGGCCGACGAAGAGCCCTGGAAGAGCATCAAGACCGATACCGAGCGCACCAAGACCGTCATGTTTGTGGCCCTGCAGATCGCTGCGGCCCTGGCGGTGCTTAGCGAACCCTTTTTGCCGCATACCTCTGCCAAGTTGAAGGCCATGCTGCACCTGGATCCCGATCCGGCGGCACGTTTGAGAACCAGCCTGGTAAAACTGAACTGGCAGGACCTGGAGGAAGGCTTGCCTTACTTAAAATCAGGATACCGTGTAGAAAAAGGCGAACTGCTTTTCAGCAAGATCGAAGACGAACAGATACAGCACCAACTCGAAAAATTAGAAGCGACCAAAATGACGAATGAAGCAGCACAGGCGGCAGTAGCACCGCAAAAAGAGACCATACAATTTGATGATTTTACCAAGATGGACCTGCGTGTAGGTACCATCCTGGAGGCCGAAAAAATGCCCAAGACCAAAAAACTGATGGTGTTGAAGGTAGATACCGGCATCGATCAACGGACCATCGTTTCGGGGATCGCGGAGCATTTTAAGGCCGAAGCATTGATCGGCAAGCAGGTTACCGTACTCGCCAATCTGGCTCCCCGACCCCTACGCGGGGTGGAAAGTCAGGGCATGATCCTGATGACCGAGAATGCCGAAGGAAAACTGGTCTTTGTACATCCGGCTGAGGCGGGAGTCCCTAACGGAGCCACGATCAACTAG
- a CDS encoding LD-carboxypeptidase, whose translation MVTPPALKSGDQVAIVATARKVPAPSDLDLAINLLKSWGLQPVLGKTLSLADDQYAGTDAERLADLQAMLDNPEIRAIWCAKGGYGTVRIVDGLDFYKFIKAPKWIVGFSDVTVLHSHLHKIGFKTLHATMPLSLEDNSAFAKASLKQALFGEALKYTIDGAPLNRAGTGQGQLVGGNISILYSLCGSPSAIDTREKILFLEDLDEYLYHVDRMMLNLKRNGMLNQLKGLIVGGLTKMHDNSVPFGKTAAEIIAEAASGCDYPVCFDFPAGHIDDNRALILGAEVQLTVDPQGTQLNFR comes from the coding sequence ATGGTGACTCCTCCAGCCCTGAAATCGGGAGATCAGGTGGCGATCGTGGCGACCGCCCGTAAAGTCCCCGCTCCCTCCGATCTGGATTTAGCGATCAATCTGTTGAAATCCTGGGGATTACAGCCGGTATTGGGTAAGACTCTGAGCCTGGCCGATGATCAATATGCGGGTACGGATGCAGAGCGCCTGGCCGATCTGCAAGCCATGCTGGATAATCCGGAAATCCGGGCCATTTGGTGCGCTAAGGGAGGCTATGGGACGGTACGTATCGTAGATGGCCTTGATTTCTATAAATTCATCAAGGCTCCCAAGTGGATCGTGGGTTTCTCCGATGTCACCGTCTTGCACAGCCATCTGCATAAGATCGGATTCAAGACCCTGCATGCCACCATGCCGCTCAGTCTGGAGGATAATTCCGCTTTCGCGAAAGCGAGCCTCAAGCAAGCCCTGTTTGGAGAAGCCTTGAAGTACACTATTGACGGAGCACCACTCAACCGGGCCGGAACCGGTCAGGGACAACTGGTAGGGGGGAACATTTCCATTTTGTACTCCCTCTGCGGCAGCCCCTCAGCCATCGATACCCGCGAGAAAATTCTATTTCTGGAAGATCTGGATGAGTACCTCTATCACGTAGATCGGATGATGCTCAACCTCAAACGGAACGGCATGCTCAATCAGTTGAAAGGTTTGATCGTTGGCGGACTCACCAAGATGCACGACAATTCGGTGCCTTTTGGAAAGACGGCCGCAGAGATCATCGCCGAAGCCGCAAGCGGTTGTGATTATCCGGTCTGCTTTGACTTTCCCGCCGGGCATATAGACGATAATCGCGCCTTGATACTTGGGGCGGAGGTCCAATTGACCGTCGATCCTCAAGGGACTCAATTGAATTTCCGGTGA
- a CDS encoding DUF1800 domain-containing protein, which yields MTMMTSCNIAGTSAYTPTTENPWNAAKVRHVYRRLGYGATPATVNLALAGTPQELIDQLLSEAISMPNTEAPAWANWTIDNFTNFDEENEDYIRDWKFQAARDIFSKGLKARMAFFWSNHFVTQLDTYFYAPYLYQYWDVLQTYALGNFREFVRVIGINNAMLIFLNGFENTEAEPNENYARELFELFTLGADNGYTQEDIEEASRALTGYNHWESFGSPITFEASTFDATDKTIFGQTGPWGYDDLINILFEQRGDLIAPYICTKLYTYFVSPDVNEDIIAIMAQTFIDNDFEIAPVLDQLFKSEHFFDPDAEGGIIKSPYDLVSTYLTESGFQYNDAEDEVTGLIVYITDTLGQDLFQPIDVAGWQRNQDWINSSTLTGRWLGMEYVSWNMWDFSKDQFRQFAKDLTGDSNDPAFITRTIVDYFISKPLYTESDYEVATSIFRWEVPENYFDDGTWDLDWSSADYQTLLLIFHIFKMPEFQLK from the coding sequence ATGACGATGATGACCTCTTGTAATATAGCGGGAACCAGCGCCTACACCCCCACTACCGAAAACCCATGGAACGCCGCTAAGGTGCGCCATGTGTATCGGCGTTTGGGTTATGGTGCGACTCCGGCCACTGTCAATCTAGCCTTAGCTGGCACCCCTCAAGAACTTATAGACCAATTACTTAGCGAAGCGATCAGCATGCCCAATACCGAGGCTCCGGCCTGGGCCAATTGGACCATTGACAACTTTACCAATTTTGATGAGGAGAATGAAGACTACATCCGGGACTGGAAATTTCAGGCCGCGCGGGATATTTTCTCTAAAGGCCTTAAAGCCCGTATGGCCTTCTTTTGGAGTAACCATTTCGTAACCCAGCTCGACACCTATTTTTACGCACCTTACCTCTATCAGTATTGGGATGTCTTGCAAACTTATGCGCTGGGCAACTTTAGAGAATTTGTGCGCGTGATCGGGATCAACAATGCCATGTTGATCTTCCTCAATGGCTTTGAAAATACCGAGGCAGAACCTAATGAAAACTACGCCCGAGAATTATTCGAATTGTTTACCCTGGGCGCCGACAATGGCTACACCCAGGAAGATATTGAAGAAGCCTCCCGTGCACTTACGGGCTATAATCACTGGGAGAGCTTTGGAAGTCCCATCACCTTTGAAGCGTCCACCTTTGACGCTACTGACAAGACTATTTTTGGTCAGACCGGGCCCTGGGGCTATGATGATCTGATCAACATTCTCTTTGAGCAGCGTGGGGATCTTATCGCGCCCTACATCTGTACCAAACTTTACACCTATTTCGTCAGTCCCGACGTCAATGAAGACATCATTGCGATCATGGCCCAGACCTTTATCGACAACGATTTTGAGATCGCTCCGGTATTGGATCAATTGTTCAAAAGCGAACACTTTTTCGATCCGGATGCCGAGGGTGGTATCATCAAAAGTCCCTACGATCTGGTCTCCACCTACCTGACCGAAAGTGGTTTTCAATACAACGATGCCGAAGACGAGGTCACCGGCCTGATCGTCTATATCACCGATACCCTGGGTCAGGATCTATTTCAGCCCATTGATGTAGCCGGATGGCAGCGCAATCAGGATTGGATCAACAGCAGTACCCTGACCGGCCGCTGGCTGGGTATGGAGTACGTATCCTGGAATATGTGGGACTTCAGCAAGGACCAGTTTAGACAGTTTGCTAAAGACCTGACCGGAGACAGCAATGATCCAGCTTTCATCACCCGGACGATCGTCGACTATTTTATCTCCAAGCCGCTGTATACCGAAAGCGACTACGAGGTGGCGACCTCGATTTTTCGTTGGGAAGTCCCCGAAAACTACTTTGACGATGGAACCTGGGACCTCGACTGGAGCTCTGCCGATTATCAGACCTTACTTCTGATCTTCCACATCTTCAAAATGCCAGAGTTTCAACTTAAATAA
- a CDS encoding histone deacetylase: MLHIAHAPIYAHPLPEGHRFPMEKYDLLPRQLLHEGTCNEANFFAPVQLEDYEPVLAVHTPEYLQQLLDLSLERRAARKLGFPLSRKLVDRELTITQGTLDNCLQALEHGIAMNIAGGTHHAYSDHGEAFCLLNDQAIAAQWLLDQGKAKRILIVDLDVHQGNGTAEIFQEEERVFTFSMHGAGNYPFKKETSNLDIALPDGTGDAEYLKKLTDTLPRLLEEQQPDFVFYLCGVDILSTDKLGRLGCSVEGCKARDRYVLEQLKTKSIPVQCSMGGGYSPDIKVIVDAHANTFRLAQELYF; the protein is encoded by the coding sequence ATGCTCCATATTGCCCATGCTCCCATCTATGCGCATCCCTTGCCGGAAGGGCATCGGTTTCCCATGGAAAAGTACGATCTGTTACCCCGCCAGTTGCTGCATGAGGGCACGTGCAACGAGGCCAATTTTTTTGCCCCTGTCCAATTGGAGGATTATGAGCCGGTGCTGGCTGTACACACCCCGGAGTATCTGCAGCAGCTGCTCGATCTTTCCTTAGAACGCCGGGCCGCGAGAAAACTGGGGTTTCCGCTTTCGCGAAAGCTGGTCGATCGCGAACTCACCATTACTCAGGGTACCTTAGACAACTGCCTGCAGGCTTTGGAGCACGGTATCGCCATGAATATTGCCGGGGGTACGCATCACGCCTATTCCGATCACGGGGAGGCCTTTTGCCTGCTGAACGATCAGGCCATCGCGGCCCAATGGCTATTGGATCAGGGGAAAGCCAAAAGAATTCTTATCGTCGATCTGGATGTGCATCAGGGCAATGGTACTGCGGAGATCTTTCAGGAAGAAGAACGGGTGTTTACTTTTTCCATGCATGGGGCTGGCAATTATCCTTTTAAAAAGGAGACCTCTAATCTGGATATCGCCCTGCCCGACGGCACCGGAGATGCCGAGTACCTAAAAAAACTAACAGATACCCTCCCCCGACTGTTGGAGGAACAGCAACCCGATTTTGTGTTTTATCTGTGCGGAGTGGATATTCTCTCTACCGACAAGCTGGGCCGACTGGGCTGCAGTGTGGAGGGCTGTAAAGCCCGCGATCGCTACGTGCTGGAACAACTAAAAACCAAAAGCATCCCCGTGCAGTGTAGTATGGGCGGGGGTTATTCGCCGGACATCAAGGTGATCGTAGACGCCCATGCCAATACCTTCCGACTGGCACAAGAACTCTACTTCTGA
- a CDS encoding cation acetate symporter has protein sequence MDVTTWTWILVGVTFALYFGIAIWARAGSTKDFYVAGGGVSPLANGMATAADWMSAASFISMAGIISFSGYDGSVYLMGWTGGYVLLALLLAPYLRKFGKFTVPDFIGDRYYSHTARTVAVICALIVSFTYVAGQMRGVGIVFSQFLQVEITTGVLIGMFVVLVFAFLGGMKGITYTQVAQYCVLIFAFMVPAIFISIQMTGNIIPQIGMGSALDDGTYLLEKLDALHTQLGFREYTEGSKSTWDVFAITLALMAGTAGLPHVIVRFFTVPKVKDARKSAGLALLFIAILYTTAPAVAVFARTNLIETVSNQSYAQLPEWFKTWEDSGLIAWTDKNEDGQIQYVAGDALSGKPEYLEQRGAHGQRLVANATAAPNELYVDRDIMVLANPEIANLPAWVIALVAAGGLAAALSTAAGLLLVISTSVSHDLIKKQLRPNISDKGELVAARISILIAVIIAGLFGIYPPGFVAAVVALAFGLAAASFFPAIILGIFDKRMNKEGAISGMVVGIVLMLGYMIVYKTGLVGVFKAQPSSAWWWGTSPEGFGTIAMLVNVSVSLIVSRLTPAPPEEVQEIVERIRIPSGAGQASEH, from the coding sequence ATGGATGTGACCACTTGGACCTGGATACTCGTGGGCGTTACCTTCGCCCTCTACTTCGGAATCGCCATCTGGGCCCGGGCCGGCAGCACCAAGGACTTCTACGTAGCCGGCGGAGGGGTGTCCCCCTTAGCCAACGGTATGGCCACCGCAGCCGATTGGATGAGTGCCGCTTCCTTTATTTCCATGGCGGGCATCATCTCCTTCAGCGGCTACGACGGCTCGGTCTACCTCATGGGCTGGACCGGCGGCTATGTCTTACTCGCCCTGCTGCTGGCGCCCTACCTCAGGAAATTCGGTAAATTCACCGTCCCTGATTTTATTGGGGATCGCTACTACAGCCATACCGCCCGTACCGTGGCGGTGATCTGTGCCCTGATCGTCTCCTTTACTTACGTGGCCGGACAAATGCGGGGGGTGGGGATTGTATTTTCCCAATTCCTGCAGGTGGAGATCACCACCGGGGTTCTCATAGGGATGTTTGTGGTGCTGGTGTTTGCATTTTTGGGTGGAATGAAAGGCATCACCTATACCCAGGTGGCCCAGTACTGCGTGCTCATTTTTGCTTTTATGGTCCCGGCCATCTTTATCTCCATCCAAATGACTGGCAACATCATTCCGCAGATCGGAATGGGTAGTGCACTCGATGACGGCACTTATCTTCTGGAAAAACTGGATGCCTTACATACCCAACTCGGCTTTCGCGAATATACCGAAGGCAGCAAAAGTACCTGGGATGTCTTTGCCATCACCTTGGCGCTCATGGCGGGCACGGCCGGATTACCGCATGTGATCGTTCGTTTCTTTACCGTGCCCAAAGTCAAAGACGCGCGGAAATCGGCGGGACTGGCCCTACTCTTTATCGCCATCCTCTACACCACGGCTCCGGCAGTGGCGGTCTTTGCGCGTACCAATCTGATCGAAACCGTAAGCAACCAATCCTACGCCCAACTCCCGGAATGGTTTAAGACTTGGGAAGACAGCGGACTCATTGCCTGGACCGATAAAAACGAAGATGGCCAGATCCAATACGTCGCCGGAGACGCCCTTTCGGGGAAACCGGAGTACCTCGAACAACGCGGAGCGCACGGCCAGCGGCTGGTGGCGAACGCCACTGCAGCCCCCAACGAGCTCTATGTGGACCGCGACATCATGGTCTTGGCCAATCCGGAGATCGCTAATCTCCCTGCCTGGGTGATCGCGTTGGTAGCTGCCGGTGGATTGGCTGCCGCCTTATCCACGGCCGCTGGCCTCTTGCTGGTCATTTCCACTTCGGTCTCCCACGACCTGATCAAAAAACAGCTACGCCCCAACATTTCGGATAAGGGAGAACTGGTGGCCGCCCGTATCAGCATTCTGATCGCCGTGATCATCGCCGGACTCTTTGGCATCTACCCGCCCGGTTTTGTGGCGGCGGTGGTGGCCCTGGCTTTTGGCTTGGCTGCAGCTTCCTTTTTCCCGGCCATCATCCTGGGTATTTTCGACAAGCGCATGAATAAGGAAGGCGCCATCAGCGGGATGGTGGTGGGCATCGTCTTGATGCTGGGGTACATGATCGTCTATAAAACCGGTTTGGTGGGCGTCTTTAAAGCCCAACCCAGCAGCGCATGGTGGTGGGGCACCTCCCCCGAAGGTTTTGGCACGATAGCCATGTTGGTCAACGTCAGCGTCTCTCTGATCGTCAGCCGACTCACCCCTGCACCGCCCGAGGAAGTCCAGGAAATCGTAGAGCGCATCCGTATTCCCTCCGGAGCGGGTCAAGCGTCGGAACATTGA
- a CDS encoding DUF1501 domain-containing protein: MCNHDIPHNHPLSNRNKKEKQPTKQPYHKTAAHHEEHERWSRRTFMQALGLAGTGTMMLGGTHLMASQPSKLNMALTQSDNDNILVLVRLKGGNDGLNTIVPVYDYDYYSQQRPGIRISDRDFLPLNADFAIPPSMEDAYGMWGEGAMKVVHGVGYSVQNLSHFTSSDIWATADHEQEVPTGVFGRYFDQLYPDFLVNPPEEPAAVQIGSIGNLIFEGEDSNFAFTVSNPDQLAEIATTGVLHDVLNVPDCTYGEQLAFMRGMINTTFKYAGVINEAYEASTNAVEYSNDQLGKQLAIVARMIKGGLGTKVILVTLGGFDTHANQTLRHQELLTELSSQIKLFYDDLTASGMQERVLTMTFSEFGRRIFENGSDGTDHGAASPVLFFGPALQGNGFFGTHPDLRDPEGPGNLKHSTDFRSVYATVLKEWLCIDGALVDSVLLNNYENIPLGFACGSLGLGDNPLVNSFFHVPVYQGKEVFIEFKLPASGRVVVKLYNMLGQEVSTLADSMMFDGQQKINVRQQVQGRLAIGQYIYRISTGGQNYSKSIVIS; encoded by the coding sequence ATGTGCAATCACGATATACCTCATAACCATCCGCTCTCTAACCGTAACAAGAAAGAGAAGCAACCTACTAAACAACCTTATCACAAGACTGCTGCTCACCACGAAGAGCACGAGCGCTGGAGCAGACGTACCTTTATGCAGGCCCTGGGTCTGGCCGGTACCGGCACCATGATGCTGGGAGGCACCCATTTGATGGCTTCGCAGCCTTCCAAGCTCAATATGGCGCTCACCCAGAGCGACAATGACAACATTCTGGTCTTGGTCCGCCTCAAAGGAGGAAACGACGGACTGAATACCATTGTTCCGGTCTACGACTACGACTATTATTCGCAGCAGCGGCCGGGCATCCGTATTTCTGATCGCGACTTTTTACCCTTGAATGCTGATTTCGCCATCCCTCCTTCTATGGAAGATGCTTACGGCATGTGGGGAGAGGGCGCCATGAAAGTGGTGCATGGGGTAGGCTACTCCGTGCAAAATTTGTCGCATTTTACCAGTTCTGATATTTGGGCGACCGCTGATCACGAGCAAGAAGTTCCTACCGGGGTCTTTGGCCGTTATTTTGATCAGCTCTACCCCGATTTTCTGGTCAACCCGCCTGAAGAACCGGCTGCCGTGCAAATTGGGAGTATTGGAAATCTCATCTTTGAAGGCGAAGACAGCAATTTTGCGTTTACCGTGTCCAATCCCGACCAGCTGGCTGAAATCGCCACCACCGGAGTGCTGCATGATGTGCTGAATGTGCCCGATTGTACCTACGGGGAACAGTTGGCGTTTATGCGAGGGATGATCAACACCACCTTTAAGTACGCCGGAGTGATCAATGAAGCGTACGAAGCCAGTACTAATGCGGTAGAATATTCCAATGATCAATTGGGAAAACAATTGGCCATTGTCGCCCGGATGATCAAGGGCGGTTTGGGCACCAAGGTGATCTTAGTCACCCTGGGTGGTTTTGATACGCACGCCAATCAGACATTAAGACATCAGGAGTTGTTAACCGAGCTCTCCTCGCAGATCAAATTATTCTATGACGACCTTACTGCCTCCGGCATGCAGGAGCGGGTACTTACTATGACCTTCTCTGAATTTGGCCGCAGGATTTTTGAAAACGGATCCGACGGTACCGACCACGGGGCCGCCTCACCGGTACTCTTTTTCGGGCCGGCCTTGCAGGGCAATGGTTTTTTTGGCACCCATCCCGATCTACGGGATCCCGAAGGCCCCGGAAACCTCAAGCACTCCACCGATTTTCGATCGGTGTACGCTACGGTATTGAAAGAATGGCTCTGTATAGACGGAGCTTTGGTCGATAGTGTACTCCTCAACAATTATGAGAATATCCCGTTGGGCTTTGCCTGTGGATCCTTGGGATTGGGCGACAACCCGCTGGTCAACAGCTTCTTTCATGTACCCGTTTATCAGGGCAAGGAGGTCTTTATCGAATTTAAACTCCCCGCCTCCGGCCGTGTGGTGGTCAAGCTCTATAACATGCTGGGACAGGAAGTGAGTACTTTAGCCGATTCAATGATGTTTGACGGACAGCAAAAAATCAATGTGCGCCAGCAAGTACAGGGGCGCCTGGCGATCGGTCAGTACATCTATCGGATCTCGACCGGCGGTCAGAACTACAGTAAATCCATAGTGATCAGTTAA